In Lautropia mirabilis, one DNA window encodes the following:
- a CDS encoding type II and III secretion system protein family protein has product MTTRMNEVGAAASVLRPSSTMTSTDAIETITLSLGQGHLMEVGQVLRIALGSGRVLQANWLDDRQLLLIPEAPGETTLHLWLKGGGIRKYQILVTESNSVRLAQDMNLLLGENSGVRARALGDRILLEGQNPTEEGAWRAAELVKRYPQVISLVSRRGYEQMINLEVKMIEIGRNALKQLGVRWQGGGAGDWAVSGPSFGVIGDFKRSGAFLPEGGAAATRGFAVAPRIHPFATSASMVSSLSSMIDLMVQNGDAAVLAEPRLSTRSGGKARFVAGGELPIPVLSANGAANVDFKEYGVRFEVEPVVNAQGVISASLHTEVSSIDDEVTVMGVPGLRKQSSNTDVNLRPGETLVIAGMVRNEMSGAITKIPGLGDLPILGHLFRSKRFRQRESEMVVLITPRLSEQGSAPAVDPRVQALQQRADALKKQFDMLD; this is encoded by the coding sequence ATGACCACCCGCATGAATGAGGTGGGCGCTGCGGCATCCGTTCTGCGTCCGTCGTCCACGATGACGTCCACGGACGCGATCGAAACAATCACCCTGTCCTTGGGGCAGGGGCATCTGATGGAAGTGGGCCAGGTTCTGCGCATTGCACTGGGCTCGGGGCGCGTGTTGCAGGCCAACTGGCTGGATGACCGGCAGCTCCTCCTGATTCCGGAAGCACCGGGCGAGACGACGCTGCACCTGTGGCTCAAGGGGGGCGGTATTCGCAAGTATCAGATCCTGGTGACGGAGTCGAACAGCGTGCGGCTGGCGCAGGATATGAACCTGCTGCTGGGCGAGAACAGCGGGGTGCGTGCCCGGGCGCTGGGCGACCGGATTCTTCTGGAAGGTCAGAACCCCACTGAGGAAGGCGCCTGGCGTGCGGCTGAGCTGGTCAAGCGCTACCCGCAGGTCATCAGTCTGGTCAGCCGTCGCGGCTATGAGCAGATGATCAACCTGGAAGTGAAGATGATCGAGATCGGCCGCAATGCGCTGAAGCAGCTGGGTGTGCGCTGGCAGGGCGGCGGCGCCGGGGATTGGGCGGTGTCAGGCCCCAGCTTCGGCGTCATCGGTGACTTCAAGCGCAGCGGGGCGTTCCTGCCGGAAGGGGGCGCTGCGGCCACGCGAGGCTTTGCTGTTGCGCCACGCATTCATCCCTTTGCCACCAGCGCATCGATGGTCTCTTCGCTCAGCAGCATGATCGACCTGATGGTGCAGAACGGTGATGCGGCGGTGCTGGCCGAGCCACGTCTTTCCACCCGCTCGGGCGGAAAGGCGCGTTTCGTGGCAGGCGGTGAGCTGCCCATTCCGGTGCTGAGCGCCAACGGTGCGGCCAACGTCGATTTCAAGGAGTATGGGGTGCGCTTCGAGGTGGAGCCGGTGGTCAATGCCCAGGGCGTTATTTCGGCCAGCCTGCATACCGAGGTCTCGTCCATCGACGATGAGGTGACGGTCATGGGCGTACCGGGCCTGCGCAAGCAAAGTTCCAACACCGATGTGAACCTGCGCCCGGGCGAGACGCTGGTGATTGCCGGCATGGTGCGCAACGAGATGTCGGGCGCCATCACCAAGATTCCGGGCCTGGGTGACCTGCCCATCCTGGGCCATCTGTTCCGCTCCAAGCGTTTCCGCCAGCGTGAATCCGAGATGGTGGTGCTGATCACGCCACGGCTCAGTGAGCAGGGTTCGGCGCCCGCCGTGGATCCTCGTGTTCAGGCCCTGCAGCAGCGGGCCGATGCGCTCAAGAAGCAGTTCGACATGCTGGATTGA
- the cpaB gene encoding Flp pilus assembly protein CpaB has protein sequence MNPIVIRILERHRNLLLMSAAMLCGGVAIYAGSRYVNEQVQAERERLAPVAQQMVDVVVANATLDKGEIVSGETMAIRSVPAEYVSSSVVTPEQFDALVGQRLLLPMRPGEMLSTAAVSSAEQLVFSSRVKPGIRALTISVDEINSISGMLQPGDRIDLLLTARPPSASGHGEAEHDATVPLLQNLLVMATGRQVRPGANDNGDDRSFSSVTVEVTPSQAQRLIVAQRAGRLTAVLRNPDDGMPMDAAAVDLRSLFPQPARPAVAPRKVVARQDRRPQMIVGGMGQPMIGRMPAYSLQPGAAKPVTPTMAVQAQAQTLTQAQMQAQVQAEESGNSLTNR, from the coding sequence ATGAATCCCATCGTCATCCGGATCCTCGAACGTCATCGAAACCTGCTGCTGATGTCAGCCGCCATGCTGTGTGGTGGCGTGGCGATCTATGCCGGCTCACGCTACGTGAATGAACAGGTCCAGGCCGAGCGCGAGCGCCTGGCGCCCGTGGCCCAGCAGATGGTCGATGTGGTGGTGGCCAATGCCACGCTCGACAAGGGCGAGATCGTGAGCGGCGAAACCATGGCCATCCGCTCCGTACCGGCCGAATACGTGTCCAGCTCGGTGGTGACGCCGGAGCAGTTCGACGCCCTGGTGGGCCAGCGTCTGCTGCTGCCCATGCGTCCTGGCGAGATGCTCTCGACGGCCGCCGTGTCATCCGCCGAGCAGCTCGTGTTCTCGTCGCGCGTCAAGCCGGGCATCCGCGCACTGACCATCTCCGTCGACGAGATCAATTCCATCTCCGGCATGCTGCAGCCGGGGGACCGCATCGACCTGCTGCTGACGGCACGACCCCCTTCGGCCAGCGGACATGGTGAAGCCGAGCACGACGCCACCGTGCCGCTGTTGCAGAACCTGCTGGTGATGGCTACGGGCCGCCAGGTGCGTCCTGGCGCAAACGACAACGGCGATGATCGAAGCTTCTCGTCGGTGACGGTGGAAGTGACGCCCAGCCAGGCGCAACGTCTGATCGTGGCGCAGCGTGCCGGCCGGCTGACGGCCGTGCTGCGCAACCCTGACGACGGCATGCCGATGGATGCTGCGGCCGTGGACCTGCGCAGCCTGTTCCCACAACCGGCACGTCCGGCGGTGGCGCCTCGCAAGGTGGTGGCACGGCAGGATCGTCGCCCGCAGATGATCGTGGGGGGCATGGGCCAGCCGATGATCGGACGGATGCCGGCCTACAGCCTGCAGCCCGGGGCTGCCAAGCCTGTCACGCCGACGATGGCTGTTCAGGCACAGGCTCAGACGCTGACCCAGGCTCAGATGCAGGCGCAAGTGCAGGCCGAGGAATCCGGCAATTCGTTGACGAATCGCTGA